A stretch of Kyrpidia spormannii DNA encodes these proteins:
- a CDS encoding TetR/AcrR family transcriptional regulator, whose translation MSTREELLKAACRHFGEGGYGSTPLSAIAGTCGIKTPSIYAFYKNKDALYLAAFRHVLESHYLFLKRAVEAKKDAPPEEQLFSILRGLVDFHDQETELTQFYKQAYLVPPHHLKAEMDETFRYYDRLLSALVDGILQRLIDEGIVAKGNRQAVLAAWFCLMDGIFLEMFYYPKEELDERLCMIWKIFWDGLKNSRTDDRSDSQCKNL comes from the coding sequence TTGTCGACCAGAGAGGAATTGCTGAAGGCGGCCTGCCGCCATTTTGGCGAAGGAGGCTATGGATCGACCCCGCTGTCGGCAATCGCCGGGACGTGCGGGATCAAAACACCGTCGATCTACGCGTTTTACAAAAATAAAGATGCCCTGTATCTGGCGGCGTTCCGCCATGTTCTCGAGTCGCATTACCTGTTCCTGAAACGCGCCGTGGAAGCGAAAAAAGATGCGCCCCCGGAAGAGCAGCTCTTCTCAATCCTACGGGGTCTCGTCGACTTCCACGACCAGGAAACGGAACTCACGCAATTTTATAAACAAGCCTACCTGGTGCCCCCCCACCACCTCAAAGCCGAGATGGACGAGACGTTCCGCTATTACGACCGGCTGCTCTCCGCCCTGGTGGATGGAATTCTCCAACGGCTCATCGACGAGGGGATCGTGGCCAAAGGAAATAGGCAGGCTGTCCTGGCCGCCTGGTTCTGCCTCATGGACGGTATTTTTCTCGAAATGTTTTACTATCCCAAAGAAGAACTGGACGAGCGCCTATGCATGATTTGGAAGATTTTTTGGGATGGGCTCAAGAATTCTCGTACAGATGACAGGAGTGACTCCCAGTGCAAGAACTTGTGA
- a CDS encoding hydantoinase/oxoprolinase family protein — MVGYRIGIDVGGTNTDAVILDEQDRVIAQVKTATTEDVATGIETALSRVLASARIDRRQIRHAMLGTTQCTNAIVERQRLSRIAVLRIGAPATLAVEPLAGIPEDLKQAMIHYVEIVRGGHEFDGREIAPLDTEAIRAFAQSVKNRVDAAAVTSVFAPVSPDHEERAAAIFRDVLGADFPVSLSYRIGSIGLIERENATILNAALTGVARRTVQGFEAALAGQGVNALAFFGQNDGTLMSAEYAMQYPIRMIACGPTNSLRGASYLTGLENAVVVDVGGTTTDIGVIANGFPRESAVAVEIGGVRTNFRMPDLVSVGIGGGTVIHLKPGGGFSVGPESVGYRLTEKALVFGGDTLTFTDVAVGLGKVAIGDSTRTASLDKELLMAIYRDIIARIEEAVDRVKVSGDAVPVVLTGGGSALFPDVLAGASQIIRPAHFNVANAIGAAIAQVSGEIERVYSLEKTARTAAVEDAKRRAVAVAVEAGASPETCHVVDIEDVPLAYLPGNATRIKVKAAGDLVG; from the coding sequence TTGGTCGGCTATCGAATTGGGATCGACGTCGGGGGAACCAACACCGACGCCGTGATTCTCGATGAACAAGATCGGGTGATTGCCCAAGTCAAAACAGCGACCACAGAGGATGTGGCCACCGGGATTGAGACGGCGCTCAGCCGGGTGTTGGCGAGCGCCCGAATTGACCGCCGCCAGATCCGGCACGCCATGCTCGGGACCACCCAGTGCACCAACGCCATCGTTGAACGGCAACGCCTGTCCAGAATCGCGGTGCTGCGGATCGGGGCTCCGGCCACCCTGGCCGTAGAACCGCTGGCCGGGATCCCCGAGGATCTGAAACAGGCGATGATCCATTATGTAGAGATCGTCCGGGGCGGACATGAATTCGACGGTCGGGAGATCGCCCCTCTAGACACCGAGGCCATCCGGGCTTTTGCCCAGTCAGTGAAAAATCGCGTGGACGCCGCGGCGGTGACGTCGGTGTTCGCCCCGGTCTCCCCGGATCACGAAGAACGGGCGGCGGCGATTTTTCGGGACGTGCTGGGGGCGGATTTTCCCGTTTCCCTGTCGTATCGAATCGGCAGCATCGGACTGATCGAACGGGAGAACGCGACGATTCTTAACGCTGCCCTCACCGGAGTGGCCCGCCGGACCGTTCAGGGATTTGAGGCGGCCTTGGCCGGTCAAGGGGTGAACGCCCTTGCATTTTTTGGTCAAAATGACGGGACGTTGATGAGCGCGGAGTATGCGATGCAGTACCCGATTCGCATGATCGCCTGCGGGCCGACGAACAGTCTGCGGGGAGCTTCGTATTTGACCGGGCTGGAAAATGCTGTCGTGGTGGATGTGGGAGGCACCACCACGGATATCGGCGTCATCGCAAACGGCTTCCCGCGGGAATCGGCGGTGGCGGTGGAGATCGGCGGAGTGCGGACGAACTTTCGCATGCCTGATCTGGTGTCGGTGGGGATCGGGGGAGGTACAGTGATCCACTTGAAGCCAGGTGGCGGATTTAGCGTGGGGCCGGAGAGCGTCGGATACCGACTGACGGAAAAGGCGCTGGTATTCGGAGGGGACACGTTGACCTTCACCGACGTCGCCGTGGGGTTGGGGAAAGTGGCCATCGGCGATTCGACCCGGACGGCAAGTCTTGACAAGGAGTTACTCATGGCCATCTATCGAGACATTATAGCGAGGATCGAAGAGGCCGTGGACCGGGTCAAGGTGAGCGGCGACGCCGTTCCGGTGGTCCTGACGGGCGGTGGCAGCGCCCTGTTCCCCGACGTGCTAGCGGGCGCCTCCCAGATCATACGTCCGGCGCATTTTAACGTCGCCAACGCCATCGGGGCGGCCATTGCCCAGGTAAGCGGGGAAATCGAGCGGGTGTACTCCCTGGAGAAGACGGCGCGCACCGCCGCCGTGGAGGATGCCAAGCGCCGGGCTGTGGCAGTGGCCGTGGAGGCCGGGGCCTCTCCGGAGACTTGCCATGTGGTGGATATCGAAGATGTGCCTTTGGCATATCTGCCCGGCAACGCGACACGGATCAAGGTGAAGGCAGCGGGGGATTTGGTAGGATAA
- a CDS encoding MFS transporter, whose protein sequence is MGVSSSGVQVPKAGMEPEQKDRVTPYHWKVLWSSAIGYAMDGLDLMILSMVLSAMISDLHLTTAQAGGIATVTLFGAVIGGIGFGILADAVGRVRTFTWSIVIFAVFTGLTAFATNLTWVNVFRFIAGLGLGGEFGIGMTLVTETWPARYRARATSGVALGFQVGVVLAILTSLWIQPLFGWRGVFFVGVIPALFAAWARRSLKEPDLWQQRTQGARSVPLSLLFNTPRAAASTVGLTILCSVQNFGYYGIMTWVPTMLAKQLGFSFNKSGVWTIVTVVGMMIGIVVFGWLADRWGRRPSFILFQLASAAAVWLYTHQTIPVALLIGGAIMGFFVNGMMAGYGALIAESYPTEVRSTAENVTFNVGRAIGGLAPFVIGYLALHQSLSSAIGVISGVYVVAALTTLLLIQERKGAELT, encoded by the coding sequence GTGGGAGTTTCGTCATCGGGTGTACAGGTTCCAAAGGCCGGGATGGAACCCGAGCAAAAAGACCGGGTTACACCATATCATTGGAAGGTGTTGTGGTCGTCTGCAATCGGTTATGCGATGGACGGCCTGGATCTGATGATCCTTTCGATGGTTTTATCCGCCATGATCAGTGATCTTCATTTGACAACCGCCCAGGCCGGGGGGATCGCCACCGTAACTTTGTTCGGGGCCGTCATCGGCGGGATTGGCTTTGGAATACTCGCCGACGCCGTGGGTCGGGTGCGGACTTTCACGTGGTCGATTGTAATCTTCGCCGTTTTCACCGGGCTCACGGCCTTCGCGACGAACCTGACCTGGGTGAACGTGTTCCGGTTCATTGCGGGCCTAGGGCTCGGCGGAGAATTTGGGATAGGGATGACCTTGGTGACTGAAACCTGGCCGGCGCGGTACCGGGCCCGGGCCACTTCCGGGGTAGCTCTCGGTTTTCAGGTAGGGGTAGTGCTGGCGATCCTGACATCATTGTGGATCCAACCGCTGTTCGGGTGGCGGGGCGTGTTCTTCGTCGGTGTCATTCCGGCGTTATTCGCGGCTTGGGCGAGGCGGAGTCTCAAGGAGCCAGACTTGTGGCAGCAACGGACCCAAGGTGCGCGTTCGGTCCCTTTGTCGCTTTTGTTCAACACCCCCCGAGCGGCGGCCTCCACGGTGGGGTTAACGATTCTTTGCAGTGTGCAAAATTTCGGATACTATGGGATCATGACTTGGGTGCCGACGATGTTGGCCAAGCAACTCGGGTTTTCGTTTAACAAATCCGGCGTATGGACGATTGTGACCGTGGTGGGGATGATGATCGGCATTGTCGTATTCGGCTGGCTGGCAGACCGATGGGGACGCAGACCGTCCTTCATTCTGTTTCAGTTGGCCTCGGCGGCGGCGGTGTGGCTGTACACACATCAGACCATTCCGGTGGCGCTGCTGATCGGCGGGGCGATCATGGGGTTCTTCGTCAATGGAATGATGGCCGGGTACGGTGCCCTCATCGCCGAGAGTTATCCTACAGAAGTACGATCGACGGCGGAAAATGTTACATTTAATGTGGGACGAGCCATTGGGGGGTTGGCGCCGTTCGTCATCGGTTATCTGGCGTTGCACCAGTCCTTGAGTTCGGCGATCGGGGTGATCTCCGGGGTGTATGTTGTTGCGGCATTGACCACTCTGTTATTGATTCAAGAGCGAAAAGGAGCCGAGCTAACGTAA
- a CDS encoding PucR family transcriptional regulator, producing the protein MSFTLREALHCEGLRLCRVVAGVRGLDRRLAHVTVMEVPDITEWLKSDDLLLTSLYSLRNDPAARRRLIRDLADRGACALAVKTRRYVDSVPPEMVEEADQAGFPLLEIPRDITYLDIMNPLMRELLRDNSTSFVDLERDMRWLTEIAFSGAGLDLLLRSLASVLRQPLTFENDTIRWYGRLENRKISPFSAEDKHTLREIARLTPIQRDLDQETMECIAAPLVLHGILEGCLTLWPQEGHIEERDYMLLERASALVALELMKQKTAMEVEQRYKSEFLGDVLAGRGDPDELISRGRVFRWNLDQDFCVAVISLLPRESETSAKGMRDRSSEGDIQGRLLSELARQIEDAVQQRASGAAVGVRGNRVILLLPVTNVPQQDSQEEKKVDSSNESFLSNLLQDIQKHWTEFDLVAGLGRIYPGVQGIPVAYREACQASSFGADGRARRRITTFWDLGIYRLLTGFNPEEMSGFYRDTVGRLEVYDQKNHTNLIETLEAYFAHNGSLTSTSQALFIHVNTLKYRLGRVEALTGLNPYDSEDRLQLQLALKIRPLLA; encoded by the coding sequence TTGTCCTTCACCCTGCGCGAAGCACTTCATTGCGAAGGCCTTCGACTGTGCCGGGTGGTGGCAGGCGTCCGAGGGTTGGACCGGCGCCTTGCCCATGTCACCGTCATGGAAGTCCCTGACATCACCGAGTGGCTCAAGAGCGATGATCTGCTATTGACCAGTCTGTACTCACTGCGAAACGATCCAGCTGCCCGACGTCGGCTGATCCGGGATTTAGCGGACCGGGGTGCCTGCGCCTTGGCGGTCAAAACCCGGCGCTATGTGGACTCTGTCCCGCCGGAGATGGTGGAAGAAGCGGACCAAGCCGGATTCCCCCTGTTGGAGATCCCCCGAGACATCACGTATCTCGACATCATGAACCCGTTAATGCGCGAACTGCTCAGGGATAATTCAACGTCTTTCGTCGACTTGGAACGAGATATGCGTTGGCTAACCGAGATCGCGTTTAGTGGAGCAGGACTGGATCTTCTCTTGAGGTCCTTGGCCTCGGTGCTTCGTCAACCCCTCACCTTTGAAAATGACACCATCCGTTGGTACGGTCGCCTGGAAAACCGGAAGATATCGCCGTTTTCTGCAGAGGATAAACATACACTTCGGGAGATTGCACGGCTCACCCCCATCCAACGCGATTTGGACCAAGAAACAATGGAGTGCATTGCCGCCCCCTTGGTTTTGCACGGCATCCTAGAGGGTTGCCTCACCCTGTGGCCGCAAGAAGGACATATAGAAGAACGGGATTACATGTTATTGGAGCGGGCATCAGCCCTAGTGGCTCTAGAACTCATGAAACAAAAAACCGCCATGGAAGTCGAGCAACGCTACAAGAGTGAATTTTTGGGAGATGTCCTCGCCGGTCGCGGTGACCCCGATGAATTGATCTCCAGGGGGCGAGTGTTTCGATGGAACTTGGATCAAGACTTTTGTGTAGCCGTGATCAGCTTGCTCCCTCGGGAGTCCGAGACGTCCGCGAAAGGCATGCGAGATCGGTCAAGCGAGGGGGACATTCAGGGACGTCTCTTGTCGGAGTTGGCGCGACAGATTGAGGATGCCGTTCAGCAACGGGCATCTGGGGCGGCGGTAGGGGTTCGAGGCAATCGGGTCATTCTTCTATTACCCGTGACAAATGTCCCACAACAGGATTCCCAGGAAGAGAAAAAAGTCGACTCATCCAACGAATCATTCCTGTCCAATTTGCTTCAGGATATCCAAAAACACTGGACGGAGTTTGATCTTGTTGCGGGACTCGGCCGCATTTACCCCGGTGTGCAAGGAATCCCTGTGGCGTACCGGGAGGCCTGCCAGGCCTCCTCCTTCGGCGCCGACGGTCGAGCCCGGCGCCGTATCACCACATTCTGGGATCTGGGTATCTACCGCCTCCTGACCGGTTTTAATCCAGAAGAGATGTCGGGATTTTACCGGGATACCGTCGGTCGCCTGGAGGTTTACGATCAAAAAAACCATACGAACCTGATCGAGACGTTGGAAGCGTATTTCGCCCACAACGGGAGCCTCACGTCCACCTCCCAGGCTTTGTTTATTCACGTCAATACCCTAAAGTATCGCCTCGGGCGCGTAGAGGCCTTGACCGGTCTCAACCCTTACGACTCGGAAGATCGACTGCAACTGCAACTGGCGCTGAAAATACGTCCCTTATTGGCCTGA
- a CDS encoding DUF917 domain-containing protein: protein MRYIDEQAIERITLGATLLGTGGGGDPYIGKMMALQAVRRYGPVALVAADELSRDELVVPISMIGAPTVLWEKIPSGREMVKILELMEAHLGKRAAAVMPIEIGGVNSLIPIAVAAEKSLPVVDADAMGRAFPEAQMVSFYLDGLVPNPVTMADEKGNTVLFHPVDAVWSERLARSLTVQMGASAAMSDYALTAGQVLTSGILGTLSLAEEVGRLILEARRENRSPVQDLLDTLHGFRLFTGKISDVTRRLEGGFTKGEAILEALTGKTGESLSLYFQNEYLLAASGDRILASTPDLIVALDADVGTPITSDRLKYGMRVDILAFPAPPKWRTPKGIEVAGPRYFGYDVDYVPVEHRVAAAAQ from the coding sequence GTGAGATACATCGACGAACAAGCTATTGAACGCATCACCCTGGGCGCCACCTTGCTCGGGACCGGGGGAGGCGGAGACCCGTACATCGGCAAGATGATGGCTCTACAAGCGGTGAGGCGATATGGCCCGGTGGCTCTGGTGGCCGCCGATGAGTTGTCCCGGGACGAGCTCGTGGTGCCAATTTCGATGATTGGCGCCCCGACGGTTCTTTGGGAAAAAATCCCATCCGGCCGGGAGATGGTCAAGATTCTTGAATTGATGGAAGCCCACCTGGGCAAGCGGGCGGCAGCCGTGATGCCCATCGAAATCGGTGGGGTGAACTCGTTGATCCCCATCGCTGTGGCGGCGGAGAAGAGTCTTCCGGTGGTGGACGCAGACGCCATGGGCCGGGCCTTTCCCGAAGCCCAAATGGTAAGTTTTTACCTCGACGGCCTGGTGCCTAACCCCGTGACCATGGCCGATGAGAAAGGAAACACCGTGCTGTTTCACCCGGTGGACGCCGTCTGGTCCGAGCGGCTGGCCCGGAGTTTGACGGTTCAGATGGGGGCCTCGGCGGCCATGAGCGATTACGCCTTGACCGCCGGCCAAGTGCTCACCAGCGGCATTCTCGGCACCTTGTCCCTAGCCGAGGAAGTGGGCCGGCTCATCCTCGAGGCCCGGCGCGAAAACCGGTCGCCTGTCCAGGATCTGCTCGACACCTTGCACGGATTTCGGCTATTTACCGGCAAAATCAGCGATGTCACCCGCCGGCTGGAGGGCGGTTTCACGAAGGGGGAGGCGATTTTGGAGGCACTGACGGGGAAAACGGGGGAATCACTCTCCCTGTATTTTCAAAATGAATACCTGCTGGCCGCTAGCGGCGACCGGATTCTGGCCTCGACCCCAGATCTGATTGTCGCCCTGGACGCCGACGTCGGTACGCCAATCACCAGCGACCGGCTGAAATACGGCATGCGGGTGGACATCCTCGCCTTTCCAGCCCCTCCAAAATGGAGAACCCCGAAGGGCATTGAGGTGGCTGGACCGCGTTATTTTGGCTATGACGTCGATTATGTTCCTGTGGAACATCGCGTGGCCGCAGCCGCGCAATGA
- a CDS encoding cytosine permease: MQELVNSNDYERQPVPKEERQAWYRLSAVWIAIGIDLSSVLLGVQIGNGLSFGHALAAVFVGSLILAAMSAASAYVGAATGLSTALLTRQIFGECGAKLISLILGVSLLGWFGVQAGFFAENAHAVNHSVFGLNWNVQWLAVIGGLLMMTSAIYGYRSIEKLSVVAVPLLVILIFLAIGLAGVRYGWAALHHPAIQPLSFGMAVSLVIGIFVVGAVIAPDIARWARTKTEAILAAFVGFLIGNSFMLVVAIILSKLTNTENLTQIFIGLGLGIPAIIVLTLAQWTTNTNNLYSSSLGFSVVFTKVPKRLIAMVAGILATGLAYFGIFDHFITFLSIITTLIAPIGGVYVGEYFFVDAERLQFRADIPHRWIGRSALSWAVGSLLAFATTPVPDGFGWFSLTTVPALDGFLAAAIVQVLVGLPERRRAAHPEETPNQADDAQQGQNPNPQQP, from the coding sequence GTGCAAGAACTTGTGAACAGCAACGACTACGAACGCCAACCCGTCCCTAAGGAAGAAAGACAGGCGTGGTATCGCCTGAGCGCCGTCTGGATCGCCATCGGCATCGACCTGTCCTCGGTTCTGCTCGGGGTACAGATCGGCAACGGTCTGAGCTTCGGCCACGCCCTCGCCGCCGTTTTTGTCGGCTCCCTCATCCTCGCCGCCATGAGCGCGGCCAGTGCCTACGTCGGGGCGGCCACGGGCCTGTCCACCGCTCTTCTCACCCGTCAGATCTTTGGCGAATGCGGCGCCAAACTCATTTCCCTGATCCTCGGCGTGTCCTTGCTCGGCTGGTTCGGCGTCCAGGCCGGCTTTTTCGCCGAGAACGCCCACGCCGTCAACCACAGCGTGTTCGGGCTCAATTGGAACGTCCAGTGGTTGGCGGTCATCGGCGGTCTCCTGATGATGACCTCAGCAATCTACGGGTATCGGTCTATTGAAAAATTGAGCGTAGTCGCCGTACCGCTCCTGGTGATCCTGATCTTTCTCGCAATCGGTCTGGCCGGCGTCCGCTACGGATGGGCCGCCCTGCATCACCCGGCCATCCAACCCCTCTCTTTTGGGATGGCCGTGTCCTTGGTCATCGGGATTTTTGTCGTGGGGGCGGTGATCGCGCCGGACATCGCCCGGTGGGCCCGAACCAAAACAGAAGCCATCCTGGCGGCTTTTGTGGGATTTCTCATCGGGAACAGCTTTATGCTGGTGGTCGCCATCATTTTGTCCAAGCTCACCAACACGGAAAATCTCACTCAAATCTTTATCGGCCTCGGGCTGGGGATTCCGGCGATCATCGTCCTCACCCTCGCCCAGTGGACCACGAACACCAACAACCTGTATTCTTCCAGTTTGGGCTTTTCTGTGGTGTTCACCAAGGTGCCCAAACGGCTCATCGCCATGGTGGCCGGGATCTTGGCCACGGGACTGGCATATTTTGGAATATTCGACCATTTCATCACATTCCTGTCCATTATCACCACGCTCATCGCCCCTATCGGCGGCGTCTACGTCGGCGAATATTTTTTCGTCGACGCCGAGCGACTCCAGTTTCGGGCGGACATCCCCCACCGATGGATCGGACGTTCCGCCCTCAGTTGGGCGGTGGGTTCTTTACTGGCCTTCGCGACAACGCCGGTCCCGGATGGGTTTGGCTGGTTTTCCCTGACCACGGTACCGGCCCTGGACGGGTTTTTGGCGGCCGCCATCGTCCAGGTGCTGGTCGGTCTCCCCGAGCGCCGGCGGGCAGCGCATCCGGAGGAGACTCCGAATCAGGCCGACGATGCCCAGCAGGGCCAGAATCCCAATCCGCAACAGCCCTGA
- the allB gene encoding allantoinase AllB, whose product MFDLILRGGQIVTPRETYRGDIGVVDGKIAAVGMLEGAEAGRVYDATGRFVLPGLIDEHVHSRDPGLTHKEDFAHSTRAAAAGGITTILEMPNCVPPVRDADHFYRRVEEIAPKAHVDYGLYGIVLGDENLEALPGLAEAGVIGFKLFWGYALDRRSLALVYDAAEGGDIVPPPDEGQIFEAFRVIGELGRAVAVHAENRELIARLTRKERAAGGADYDAFLRSRPAVNERLTTEAAMALGQAAGVHVHILHMTSADGVEALAEARRRGWSVTGETCPHYLMLTDEDWERVGVRMKILPPIRQRDHQKRLWEALRSGELQAVGSDHSPHTEEEKSGDIWSVPAGFLGVQTMVPLMLDAVVRGKLSLNRLVELMAETPARIWGFYGVKGVIRPGADADFTVVDLDRTWVVRGEDLYSKSRVQPYEGRSGRGAPVAAFVRGVQVMEDGRPIAGPVGRLVKPGV is encoded by the coding sequence ATGTTTGATCTCATTCTTCGGGGCGGGCAGATTGTGACGCCCCGGGAAACGTACCGGGGAGATATCGGGGTTGTCGACGGCAAAATCGCCGCAGTCGGGATGCTGGAAGGCGCCGAGGCCGGGCGGGTGTATGATGCCACCGGGCGGTTTGTGCTCCCGGGCCTCATCGACGAACACGTGCACAGCCGGGACCCCGGACTCACCCACAAGGAGGATTTTGCTCACTCCACCCGGGCGGCGGCGGCCGGCGGGATCACCACGATTCTGGAGATGCCCAACTGCGTACCACCTGTGAGGGACGCGGATCATTTTTACCGTCGGGTGGAGGAAATCGCTCCCAAAGCCCACGTGGATTATGGGCTTTACGGGATTGTGTTGGGGGACGAGAACCTGGAGGCGCTCCCGGGGCTCGCCGAGGCCGGGGTGATCGGGTTTAAGTTATTCTGGGGTTATGCCTTGGACCGCAGGAGCTTGGCCCTTGTGTACGATGCAGCGGAGGGGGGCGACATCGTCCCGCCTCCGGACGAAGGGCAGATTTTTGAAGCCTTTCGGGTGATCGGGGAGCTGGGGCGGGCGGTGGCTGTCCACGCGGAAAACCGGGAACTCATCGCCCGGCTGACCAGGAAGGAGAGGGCGGCGGGGGGAGCCGATTATGATGCATTTTTACGTTCCCGGCCGGCGGTGAATGAGCGGTTGACCACGGAGGCGGCCATGGCGCTGGGCCAGGCGGCGGGGGTGCATGTGCACATCCTCCACATGACGTCGGCGGACGGGGTGGAGGCGCTGGCTGAAGCTCGGCGGCGGGGGTGGTCGGTAACTGGCGAGACCTGTCCGCATTATTTAATGCTGACGGACGAGGATTGGGAGCGGGTGGGGGTGCGGATGAAGATTCTTCCTCCGATCCGCCAGCGCGATCATCAGAAGCGGCTTTGGGAGGCTCTTCGATCGGGAGAACTGCAGGCCGTCGGATCGGACCACTCGCCCCACACCGAGGAAGAGAAAAGCGGGGACATCTGGAGTGTGCCAGCAGGGTTTTTGGGCGTTCAGACTATGGTGCCGTTGATGCTTGACGCGGTGGTGCGGGGGAAGTTGAGCCTCAACCGGCTGGTGGAACTCATGGCGGAAACCCCCGCCCGGATCTGGGGATTCTACGGGGTAAAAGGTGTGATCCGGCCCGGCGCCGACGCTGATTTTACCGTGGTGGACTTGGATCGGACGTGGGTGGTGCGGGGCGAGGATCTGTATTCGAAAAGCCGGGTTCAGCCTTATGAGGGCCGGTCCGGTCGCGGGGCACCGGTGGCCGCCTTCGTGCGGGGGGTCCAGGTGATGGAGGACGGCCGGCCGATCGCGGGTCCGGTGGGGCGGCTGGTGAAGCCGGGGGTGTGA
- the cmr1 gene encoding type III-B CRISPR module RAMP protein Cmr1 produces MDVFPETIPKALLQSGVREETIFFKTVTPIFGGGVVSRQNDPLTPVRGPAVRGQLRFWWRATRGASCANEKELRKKEEQIWGSTTHKSPISLRVDMDRDHPGIKKVCATYPPGKTYPTFTADFPGYALFPFQGKNSDKEGKVPPESGLMRACFTLTLQYPIEYEDDLYAALWAWSNFGGIGARTRRGCGALYCQKFSPNRNADIHHWYQSALNAYDIRLPEEPKPWPTLPPQIIVKEEPIAPMKAWNRGIDVLQAFRQGADIGRNPGQGNRPGRSRWPEADSIRRISGKACPRHRQPITGRENRFPRAELGLPIIFHFKDKKKGDPPDYTLRPVDHSRMASPLIVKPLALSEHTAVSIILHLQSPPLCGAELRSGKSHTLVRADEIRDPNLVRVPKSPLHYGTTGSAIEAFLNFATKKRGYR; encoded by the coding sequence ATGGACGTTTTTCCGGAAACTATTCCCAAGGCGTTACTCCAAAGCGGCGTTCGGGAAGAAACAATCTTTTTCAAGACCGTTACACCGATTTTCGGCGGGGGCGTGGTGTCACGCCAAAACGATCCGCTCACCCCGGTTCGCGGGCCCGCGGTGCGTGGGCAGCTGCGCTTCTGGTGGCGGGCCACTCGGGGGGCTTCGTGTGCGAACGAGAAAGAATTGCGAAAGAAAGAAGAACAGATATGGGGATCCACCACCCACAAGAGCCCGATATCACTACGGGTGGACATGGACCGCGACCATCCGGGTATCAAAAAAGTTTGTGCTACATATCCGCCGGGGAAGACGTATCCAACCTTTACGGCCGACTTTCCCGGTTATGCCTTATTTCCGTTTCAAGGCAAGAACTCCGACAAAGAAGGAAAGGTGCCCCCTGAAAGTGGGCTCATGAGAGCTTGCTTCACCCTGACCCTGCAATATCCGATCGAATATGAGGACGATCTTTATGCCGCCCTGTGGGCGTGGAGCAATTTTGGAGGGATAGGTGCCCGAACACGAAGAGGTTGCGGGGCACTATATTGTCAGAAATTTTCACCTAACAGAAACGCTGATATTCACCACTGGTACCAATCGGCACTGAACGCCTATGACATTCGGTTACCCGAGGAGCCGAAACCCTGGCCGACTTTGCCTCCGCAAATCATTGTTAAAGAAGAGCCGATTGCGCCCATGAAGGCCTGGAATCGAGGGATCGACGTGCTGCAGGCGTTTCGACAGGGCGCGGATATTGGCCGCAATCCTGGGCAAGGCAACCGTCCCGGTCGTTCCCGCTGGCCGGAAGCGGACAGCATTCGCCGCATCTCCGGGAAAGCGTGCCCGCGTCACCGGCAACCGATTACCGGTCGTGAGAATCGCTTTCCCCGGGCGGAGCTCGGTCTGCCGATCATCTTTCATTTTAAGGACAAGAAGAAAGGTGACCCGCCGGACTACACACTGCGGCCGGTCGACCACAGCCGCATGGCGAGCCCCTTGATCGTCAAGCCGCTCGCCCTTTCCGAGCACACGGCCGTTTCGATCATTCTGCATCTACAATCCCCTCCGCTCTGCGGGGCAGAGTTACGATCTGGTAAAAGTCACACTCTTGTACGCGCAGACGAGATCCGCGATCCCAATTTGGTGCGCGTTCCGAAATCTCCCCTGCACTACGGTACAACGGGATCGGCGATTGAAGCCTTCTTGAACTTTGCGACAAAGAAGAGGGGATACCGATGA